The following coding sequences are from one Poecilia reticulata strain Guanapo linkage group LG18, Guppy_female_1.0+MT, whole genome shotgun sequence window:
- the myoz2a gene encoding myozenin-2a — MSQFSTMTTRERKMQAAAICREVQGQEDAHMDLGKKVSVPKDIMLEELSLASNRGSRLFKMRQRRSEKYTFESIQNETNNQLNSQEVFQTEYNPTTGGGNDLGVQQPCQVTSNASDTTMVPNPDSIAPGYGGPLKDIPPEKFNSTAVPKSYHSPWEQAIISDPALADTLVSCMPELEPQTNLPGYKSFNRVATPFGGFSKAPRPNPIAALQVEMFPEVLALQGDCAPNRPSFNRAALGWVSTGGSVTLPNVSLEPTLIPESEDL, encoded by the exons ATGCACACATGGACCTTGGGAAGAAAGTGAGTGTGCCTAAAGACATCATGCTGGAGGAGCTGTCGCTCGCCTCCAACCGGGGCTCCCGACTCTTCAAAATGCGCCAGAGACGCTCTGAAAAATACACTTTTGAGAGCATCCAAAATGAAACCAACAACCAGCTAAAT AGCCAAGAAGTTTTCCAGACCGAGTACAACCCCACCACCGGCGGTGGGAATGACTTGGGTGTCCAGCAGCCTTGTCAAGTGACATCCAATGCATCAGATACCACAATGGTGCCAAATCCAGACAGCATCGCCCCGG GATATGGAGGTCCTTTGAAGGACATCCCTCCAGAGAAGTTCAACAGTACAGCTGTGCCAAAGTCATACCACTCGCCCTGGGAGCAGGCCATCATCAGTGACCCTGCTTTGGCTGACACGCTTGTCTCCTGCATGCCGGAACTAGAGCCCCAGACAAACCTGCCAGGATACAAAAGCTTCAACAG GGTGGCAACCCCTTTCGGAGGTTTCAGCAAGGCGCCGAGACCCAACCCCATCGCAGCGCTGCAGGTGGAGATGTTCCCAGAGGTCCTTGCTCTCCAGGGGGATTGTGCTCCGAACCGGCCATCCTTCAATAGAGCGGCTCTAGGCTGGGTGTCAACCGGTGGCTCAGTCACACTCCCGAATGTCTCCCTCGAGCCCACACTCATCCCTGAGTCAGAAGACCTTTGA